Proteins encoded within one genomic window of Rhododendron vialii isolate Sample 1 chromosome 1a, ASM3025357v1:
- the LOC131304436 gene encoding protein NLP7-like — protein sequence MCLKDAANHLKFSITKLKSSSRDYGIPSWPPRINEHKLIQQSFPKETPAIVDQEGIPQLTSHIVPSNQALTATVDTNSVVEKEIPSSQFLPTAQQVDPDAGVGNNEAEASRVGIEGTCEAVMEEAQLNSGGFGNNEAETIGVGIEGTREAVMEKAQLNLGCLGKKVKRKVNTLGGERGNNRTTGVRIAIPEEDILQTKGMRLIDAAKHLEVSKSTLKQICRDYGIDRWPPRKEQELISQSRPNKSPTIVDQEQIPQLNSDMLLPSNQVPATSDTYSVKVKVRCEEGTIMFRFSCPWRKVELEQQVKERLLFEARTYKIEYKDEDDELILINCDKDLEECISSSSAGGSRWIELFLKLK from the exons ATGTGCCTTAAAGATGCTGCAAATCATCTCAAat TTAGCATCACTAAACTAAAGAGTTCTAGTCGGGATTATGGAATCCCCAGTTGGCCACCTCGCATTAATGAACACAAACTTATCCAGCAATCTTTCCCCAAAGAAACTCCTGCGATTGTCGATCAAGAGGGAATTCCAcaattgacttctcatattgTGCCTTCTAATCAAGCCTTGACGGCTACCGTTGACACAAATAGTGTTGTTGAAAAGGAAATTCCATCGTCGCAGTTTTTGCCTACAGCTCAACAAGTGGACCCTGATGCGGGTGTTGGCAACAATGAAGCTGAGGCAAGTAGAGTGGGGATTGAGGGAACATGTGAGGCTGTAATGGAAGAGGCCCAATTGAATTCAGGGGGTTTTGGCAACAATGAAGCTGAGACAATTGGGGTGGGTATTGAGGGAACAAGGGAGGCTGTAATGGAAAAGGCCCAATTGAATTTAGGGTGTTTgggaaaaaaagtgaaaaggaaGGTAAATACCTTAGGAGGAGAGAGGGGTAACAACAGAACTACTGGAGTTAGAATTGCAATTCCAGAAGAAGATATCTTACAAACTAAGGGAATGCGTCTTATAGATGCTGCGAAGCATCTCGAAG TTAGCAAATCTACGCTTAAGCAAATCTGTCGGGACTATGGTATCGATAGATGGCCACCTCGCAAGGAACAAGAACTTATCAGTCAATCTCGccccaacaaatctcccacgaTTGTTGATCAAGAGCAAATCCCACAATTGAATTCTGATATGTTGCTGCCTTCTAATCAAGTCCCGGCTACTAGTGATACATATAGTGTGAAGGTAAAGGTAAGGTGTGAAGAAGGAACCATAATGTTTCGGTTTTCTTGTCCATGGCGAAAGGTAGAGCTGGAACAACAAGTGAAAGAGAGGCTATTGTTCGAGGCTAGAACTTACAAAATCGAGTACAAAGATGAGGATGATGAGTTGATTTTAATAAATTGTGATAAGGATTTAGAGGAATGTATCTCCAGTTCTAGCGCGGGTGGCAGCCGTTGGATTGAGCTATTTCTTAAACTAAAGTAG
- the LOC131304351 gene encoding protein NLP7-like, giving the protein MTAQEENQDGGIGCEGIRDYAMADQAQFNSGCLEKRKTKKKYPGEERRNKKVHGVRIAIPLDDILQTKGMCLKDAANYLKVSNTKLKSSCRDYGIPRWPPRINEHELIQQSFPKETPAVVDQEGIPQLTSHIVPSNQALMATVDTTSVVEKEIQPSQFLPTTQQENPDAGFGNNEAEAIGVGVEETWEAIMEEAQLNSGCLGKKGKRKVNTPRGESGNNKINGVRIAIPKEDILQTKGIRLIDAAKHLKVSKSTLKRICRGYDIYRWPPRKEQELISQSRPNKFPAVVDQEQIPQLNPDTLLPSNQVSSTSNTYSVKVKVKCEEGTIIKFRLSSTWRKVELKQEVKKRLPFEVGTYNIKYKDEDEELILISCDEDLAECISSFSPVGSCSIELFLKLK; this is encoded by the exons ATGACGGCACAAGAAGAGAACCAAGATGGTGGAATTGGTTGTGAGGGAATAAGGGATTATGCAATGGCAGATCAAGCTCAGTTTAATTCCGGgtgtttggaaaaaagaaaaacaaagaaaaagtacCCGGGGGAggagagaagaaacaaaaaagtacATGGAGTTAGAATTGCAATTCCTTTGGATGATATCTTACAAACTAAGGGAATGTGCCTTAAAGATGCTGCAAATTATCTCAAAG TTAGCAACACTAAACTGAAGAGTTCTTGTCGGGATTATGGAATCCCCAGATGGCCACCTCGCATTAATGAACACGAACTTATCCAGCAATCTTTCCCTAAAGAAACTCCAGCGGTTGTCGATCAAGAGGGAATTCCACAGTTGACTTCTCATATTGTGCCTTCTAATCAAGCCTTGATGGCTACAGTTGACACAACTAGTGTTGTTGAAAAGGAAATTCAACCGTCGCAGTTTTTGCCTACAACTCAACAAGAGAACCCTGATGCAGGTTTTGGCAACAATGAAGCTGAGGCAATTGGAGTGGGGGTTGAGGAAACATGGGAGGCTATAATGGAAGAGGCCCAATTGAATTCAGGGTGTTtgggaaaaaaagggaaaaggaagGTAAATACCCCAAGAGGAGAGAGCGGTAACAACAAAATTAATGGAGTTAGAATTGCAATTCCAAAGGAAGATATCTTACAAACTAAAGGAATACGTCTTATAGATGCTGCGAAGCATCTCAAAG TTAGCAAATCTACGCTTAAGCGAATCTGTCGGGGGTATGATATCTACAGATGGCCACCTCGCAAGGAACAAGAACTTATCAGCCAATCTCGCCCCAACAAATTTCCCGCGGTTGTTGATCAAGAGCAAATCCCACAATTGAATCCTGATACGTTGTTGCCTTCTAATCAGGTCTCGTCTACTAGTAATACATATAGTGTGAAGGTAAAGGTAAAGTGTGAAGAAGGAACAATAATAAAGTTTCGGTTGTCTAGTACATGGCGAAAGGTAGAGTTGAAACAAGAAGTGAAAAAGAGGCTGCCATTCGAGGTTGGAACTTACAACATCAAATACAAAGATGAGGATGAGGAGTTGATTTTAATAAGTTGCGATGAGGATTTAGCGGAATGTATCTCCAGTTTTAGCCCGGTGGGTAGCTGTTCGATTGAGCTATTTCTTAAACTAAAGTAG